In the genome of Rhodoplanes sp. Z2-YC6860, one region contains:
- a CDS encoding SGNH/GDSL hydrolase family protein, with the protein MAKSSLVQWFGRRAAVIAAALCGVALMTVPVLAQFGQRGGGMFDFFGPYSGQPRYYSPSERPQDFSKAPPPRKLDNQPPNTAIVFGDSMADWLAHGLEDALGDTPDIAVVRKNRASAGLIRYDSRNESLDWPQVIRETLAHTKPNFVVMMIGLNDRQQLRDRPIQAGPPTASNPTTAPPLVPQAGAPAPAAPDAQSTDPAQAATSDKPAPGPRTYEFRTDEWAEQYMRRIDATIAALKSAGVPVFWVGLPSIRGQKSTGEMLYLNDMFRGRAEKAGVTYIDVWDGFVDEAGRFSVQGPDFEGQTRRLRVSDGVHFTKAGARKLAHYLEREIRRVMQRGAEPSIAALPAEPQVQIPKGPGAATARPLSGPVVPLTGGAAANQDLLGAAAESATAGGNPRAATRVLIKGEPITPPAGRSDDFRWPRRGVAAFGTDPTVAVTTDPVQAPTPAVAAAPAIATAAAPDAKPENKPATTKKNTSRAQAQAEPRPRRQAPRRERGDDFGGGFGGFGR; encoded by the coding sequence ATGGCGAAAAGCTCGCTTGTGCAATGGTTTGGCCGTCGCGCGGCGGTGATCGCCGCGGCGCTGTGCGGTGTTGCGCTGATGACCGTGCCGGTGCTCGCGCAATTCGGCCAGCGCGGCGGCGGCATGTTCGACTTCTTCGGACCGTACTCCGGCCAGCCGCGCTACTATTCGCCGAGCGAGCGTCCGCAGGATTTCAGCAAGGCGCCGCCGCCCCGCAAGCTCGACAACCAGCCGCCCAACACCGCGATCGTGTTCGGCGACTCGATGGCCGACTGGCTGGCCCACGGCCTCGAGGATGCGCTGGGCGATACGCCGGACATCGCGGTGGTCCGCAAGAACCGCGCGTCCGCGGGCCTCATCCGTTACGACAGCCGCAACGAGAGCCTCGACTGGCCGCAGGTGATCCGCGAGACCCTCGCGCACACCAAGCCGAATTTCGTGGTCATGATGATCGGTCTCAACGATCGTCAGCAGTTGCGCGATCGTCCGATCCAGGCAGGTCCACCGACCGCGTCGAACCCGACCACGGCGCCGCCGCTGGTACCGCAGGCCGGCGCGCCGGCACCGGCTGCTCCCGACGCGCAGAGCACCGACCCGGCGCAGGCCGCGACGTCCGACAAGCCGGCGCCCGGACCGCGCACCTACGAATTCCGCACCGACGAATGGGCCGAGCAATACATGCGGCGCATCGATGCGACGATCGCGGCGTTGAAGAGCGCCGGCGTGCCGGTGTTCTGGGTCGGGTTGCCATCGATCCGCGGTCAGAAGTCGACCGGCGAGATGCTCTACCTCAACGACATGTTCCGCGGCCGCGCCGAGAAGGCCGGCGTCACCTATATCGATGTGTGGGACGGCTTCGTCGACGAGGCCGGGCGCTTCTCGGTTCAGGGCCCGGATTTCGAAGGCCAGACCCGCAGGCTCCGCGTCAGCGACGGCGTGCACTTCACCAAGGCCGGTGCGCGCAAGCTCGCGCATTATCTCGAGCGCGAAATCCGCCGCGTCATGCAGCGCGGCGCCGAGCCTTCGATCGCGGCGCTTCCCGCCGAACCGCAGGTTCAGATACCCAAGGGACCGGGTGCCGCAACCGCGCGTCCGCTGTCCGGACCGGTGGTGCCGCTGACGGGCGGAGCCGCGGCGAACCAGGATCTTCTGGGCGCCGCCGCAGAGTCCGCCACCGCAGGCGGCAATCCGCGCGCCGCCACGCGCGTGCTGATCAAGGGCGAGCCGATCACGCCGCCGGCCGGCCGCAGCGACGACTTCCGCTGGCCGCGCCGCGGCGTCGCGGCGTTCGGCACCGATCCGACGGTCGCCGTCACCACCGATCCGGTTCAGGCTCCGACGCCGGCCGTGGCTGCCGCGCCGGCCATCGCCACGGCCGCGGCGCCTGATGCCAAGCCCGAGAACAAGCCTGCGACGACCAAGAAAAACACCAGCCGCGCACAGGCGCAGGCCGAGCCACGGCCGCGCCGTCAGGCGCCGCGTCGGGAGCGCGGTGACGATTTCGGCGGCGGCTTCGGGGGCTTCGGCCGTTAG
- the galU gene encoding UTP--glucose-1-phosphate uridylyltransferase GalU, translating to MKPIRKAIFPVAGLGTRFLPATKAMPKEMLTVVDRPLIQHVVDEAREAGIEHFIFVTGRNKGVIEDHFDRQFELEVTLKERNKSSDLKLLADDQPAAGSASFTRQQSPMGLGHAVWCARELVGNEPFALVLPDVLVQNKPGCLAQMIEAYNKAGDKSNIIAVEEVPMERIHQYGVVGIGKGDGKTFPITEMVEKPPREKAPSNLIITGRYILQPEIFDLLAKQTGGAGGEIQITDSMITLSKSQPFHAVKFEGKSFDCGSKVGFLAANVAYAMARPDIAPAFRDEIKRLLGN from the coding sequence ATGAAGCCCATTCGCAAAGCCATTTTTCCCGTGGCCGGTCTCGGCACGCGCTTCCTGCCCGCCACCAAGGCCATGCCCAAGGAGATGCTGACGGTGGTCGACCGGCCGCTCATTCAGCACGTCGTCGACGAGGCGCGCGAGGCCGGCATCGAGCACTTCATCTTCGTCACCGGACGCAACAAGGGCGTGATCGAGGACCACTTCGATCGCCAGTTCGAGCTCGAGGTCACGCTCAAGGAGCGCAACAAATCGTCGGACCTGAAGCTCCTCGCCGACGACCAGCCGGCGGCCGGCAGCGCGAGCTTCACGCGGCAGCAATCGCCGATGGGCCTGGGCCATGCGGTGTGGTGCGCGCGCGAACTGGTCGGCAACGAACCCTTCGCGCTGGTGCTGCCGGACGTGCTGGTGCAGAACAAACCCGGCTGCCTCGCGCAGATGATCGAGGCCTACAACAAGGCCGGCGACAAATCGAACATCATCGCGGTCGAAGAAGTGCCGATGGAGCGCATCCATCAGTACGGCGTGGTCGGCATCGGCAAGGGTGACGGCAAGACCTTCCCGATCACCGAGATGGTCGAGAAGCCGCCGCGCGAGAAGGCGCCGTCCAACCTGATCATCACCGGACGCTACATCCTGCAGCCGGAGATCTTCGATCTCCTGGCCAAGCAGACCGGCGGCGCCGGCGGCGAGATTCAGATCACCGACTCGATGATCACGCTGTCCAAGAGCCAGCCGTTCCACGCCGTGAAGTTCGAAGGCAAGAGCTTCGACTGCGGCTCCAAGGTCGGCTTCCTCGCCGCCAACGTCGCCTACGCGATGGCGCGTCCCGACATCGCGCCGGCGTTCCGCGACGAGATCAAGCGGCTCTTGGGGAATTGA
- a CDS encoding nuclear transport factor 2 family protein — protein MDDRTVRAALARHWDASDAGDFDVEHEIYREDAVLVYPQSGERIRGRRNIQESRYLQPNKKRFTVQRIVGCGDLWVSEFVLTYDGVPSYAVSIMEFREGLVANETQYFAERFDPAPSRAHLVER, from the coding sequence ATGGACGATCGAACCGTGCGAGCGGCGCTGGCGCGTCATTGGGATGCTTCGGACGCGGGCGATTTCGACGTCGAACATGAGATCTACCGCGAGGACGCGGTGCTGGTTTATCCGCAATCGGGAGAGCGAATCCGCGGCCGGCGCAACATTCAAGAGAGCCGCTACCTGCAGCCCAACAAGAAGCGTTTTACGGTCCAGCGAATTGTCGGCTGCGGCGATCTCTGGGTCAGCGAATTCGTCCTGACCTATGACGGCGTGCCATCTTACGCGGTGAGCATCATGGAATTCCGCGAAGGCCTGGTGGCCAACGAAACGCAATATTTCGCCGAGCGGTTTGACCCCGCTCCTTCGCGCGCGCATTTGGTTGAACGCTAG
- a CDS encoding 4-hydroxyphenylacetate 3-hydroxylase family protein, translating to MLRTGDDYLQSLRDGRCVYIGGERVDDVTAHPAFRNTARSFARIYDRKREPEHLDAMTFTEDGKRCSSWFLLPRSRQDLDKRAECHRRLAEWSYGLLGRSPDHVPAFVGGMAMVPELFDANREGFGQNVRDYFQHLKQGDLFACYLVLTPQGSRDSKLYRDTGLANPALTVVKEDSEGIVVSGLKLLGTSAVFSNEAWVGSMIPLGPDQVAEAVTFAIPINQPGVQLWVRESFELRAANRIDHYFASQFDESDGVMVFDNVRVPWNRVFCHSDVTLMRDMYFKTPAHVMGNHQSNWRFVEKLKLIAGIAHKSCEMAGVMNVPAIQQTLGRLAAAEATLLGLMAGQLDQHQTLANGHVHVNRRFLYAALQWCASNYAALAEEVRSLMGAGPFLLPADTTVFENPETRRTFETYWELPSASADERYRFIKMAWDLLGSEFAGRHTQYEKFYGGPPHIMDLYSFFNCPWQERRAVVDRILTDMGSVGDAKSDNQ from the coding sequence GTGCTCCGGACCGGCGACGATTATTTGCAATCGCTCCGCGACGGTCGCTGCGTTTATATCGGCGGCGAACGCGTTGATGACGTCACCGCGCATCCCGCCTTCCGGAATACCGCGCGATCGTTCGCGCGCATTTACGATCGCAAACGGGAGCCGGAGCATCTCGATGCCATGACGTTTACCGAGGATGGCAAGCGCTGCTCGTCCTGGTTCCTCCTGCCGCGATCGCGCCAGGACCTGGATAAACGAGCCGAGTGCCATCGCCGTTTGGCCGAATGGTCGTATGGCCTTCTTGGCCGCTCGCCGGATCATGTGCCCGCCTTCGTCGGCGGCATGGCGATGGTGCCTGAACTGTTCGATGCCAATCGTGAGGGGTTCGGCCAGAATGTGAGGGACTATTTTCAGCATCTGAAGCAAGGCGACCTGTTCGCGTGTTATCTCGTGCTGACTCCTCAAGGCTCCCGAGACTCCAAGCTCTATCGGGATACGGGCCTGGCCAATCCGGCGCTGACCGTCGTCAAGGAAGACTCCGAAGGAATCGTCGTCAGCGGCCTCAAGCTGCTTGGCACCTCGGCCGTATTTTCCAACGAAGCTTGGGTCGGCAGCATGATCCCGCTTGGGCCTGATCAGGTCGCCGAGGCCGTAACCTTCGCGATCCCGATCAATCAACCAGGCGTGCAGCTCTGGGTCCGGGAATCTTTTGAGCTCCGCGCCGCCAACAGGATCGATCACTATTTCGCGTCACAATTCGACGAAAGCGACGGCGTGATGGTGTTCGATAACGTCCGCGTGCCTTGGAACAGGGTGTTTTGCCACAGCGACGTTACGCTGATGCGGGACATGTACTTCAAGACGCCGGCGCACGTGATGGGGAATCACCAGTCGAACTGGCGGTTCGTCGAGAAACTGAAGCTGATCGCCGGGATCGCACATAAGTCCTGCGAGATGGCAGGCGTCATGAACGTCCCCGCGATTCAGCAAACCCTTGGAAGGCTCGCTGCTGCTGAAGCAACCTTGCTGGGTCTGATGGCCGGTCAGCTCGATCAACACCAGACGCTCGCCAACGGCCATGTCCATGTCAATCGCCGTTTCCTTTATGCAGCTCTCCAATGGTGCGCGAGCAATTACGCGGCCTTGGCCGAGGAGGTCCGCTCCTTGATGGGCGCCGGGCCGTTCTTGTTGCCGGCCGACACTACGGTGTTTGAAAATCCAGAGACCCGAAGGACATTCGAAACTTATTGGGAACTGCCTTCCGCCTCTGCTGATGAGCGTTACAGGTTCATCAAAATGGCCTGGGACCTTCTGGGCTCGGAGTTCGCGGGCCGCCATACCCAATACGAGAAGTTCTATGGCGGCCCCCCGCACATCATGGACCTGTACAGCTTCTTCAATTGTCCCTGGCAAGAGCGGCGTGCGGTTGTCGATCGCATCTTGACCGACATGGGTTCGGTTGGAGACGCAAAGTCGGACAATCAGTAG
- a CDS encoding glutamate synthase subunit beta: MGKVTGFLEFDRNDRDYRPVEERIRNYNEFVLPLPEKDIREQAARCMNCGVPYCHGTNTITNQPTGCPVNNQIPDWNDLVYTGNWEEAARNLHSTNNFPEVTGRVCPAPCEASCTLNIDDNPVTIKTIECEIADRAIAAGLKPESYGPKTGKKVAVIGSGPAGMACAQQLARAGHDVHLYEKFAKAGGLMRYGIPDFKMEKGNIDLRVRQMEAEGVTFHYGVNVGVDLPVDKLLKDYDAVALTGGAEKGRDLPIPGRELKGIHFAMEFLPQQNRRVSGEAPGTAEAILATGKKVVVIGGGDTGSDCIGTSIRQGAVSVTNFEIMPQPPEHENKPLTWPLWPLKLRTSSSHEEGVSRDFAVLTTKFTGENGQVKKLHCARADAKFQPVPGTEFEIEADLVLLAMGFVHPVHDGMIKSLGVELDPRGNVKADQLAYQTSTPKVFAAGDMRRGQSLVVWAIREGRQCAHSIDKFLMGSTSLPR, encoded by the coding sequence ATGGGTAAAGTCACAGGATTTCTCGAGTTCGACCGCAACGACCGCGACTACCGTCCGGTCGAAGAGCGGATTCGCAACTACAATGAGTTCGTGCTGCCGCTTCCGGAAAAGGACATCCGGGAGCAGGCGGCGCGCTGCATGAATTGCGGCGTGCCCTACTGCCACGGCACCAACACCATCACCAACCAGCCGACCGGCTGCCCGGTGAACAACCAGATCCCGGACTGGAACGACCTCGTCTACACCGGCAACTGGGAAGAAGCCGCGCGCAATCTGCACTCGACCAACAACTTCCCGGAAGTGACCGGCCGCGTCTGCCCGGCGCCATGCGAGGCGTCCTGCACGCTCAACATCGACGACAATCCGGTCACCATCAAAACCATCGAATGCGAGATCGCCGACCGCGCGATCGCGGCGGGGCTGAAGCCAGAGAGCTACGGCCCGAAGACCGGCAAGAAGGTCGCCGTGATCGGTTCGGGTCCGGCCGGCATGGCCTGCGCGCAGCAACTCGCGCGCGCCGGCCACGACGTGCATCTCTACGAGAAGTTCGCCAAGGCCGGCGGCCTGATGCGCTACGGCATTCCTGACTTCAAGATGGAGAAGGGCAACATCGACCTGCGCGTCCGGCAGATGGAAGCGGAGGGCGTGACCTTCCACTACGGCGTCAACGTCGGCGTCGATCTGCCGGTCGACAAGCTCCTGAAGGACTACGACGCGGTCGCGCTGACCGGCGGCGCCGAGAAGGGCCGCGACCTGCCGATCCCGGGCCGCGAGCTCAAGGGCATTCACTTCGCGATGGAGTTTCTGCCGCAGCAGAATCGCCGCGTCAGCGGCGAGGCGCCCGGCACGGCCGAGGCCATCCTGGCCACCGGCAAGAAGGTCGTCGTCATCGGCGGCGGCGACACCGGCTCCGATTGCATCGGCACCTCGATCCGTCAGGGCGCGGTGTCGGTCACCAATTTCGAGATCATGCCGCAGCCGCCCGAACACGAGAACAAGCCGCTCACGTGGCCGCTGTGGCCACTGAAGCTGCGCACCTCGTCAAGCCACGAGGAAGGCGTCAGCCGGGACTTCGCGGTGCTGACCACGAAGTTCACCGGCGAGAACGGCCAGGTGAAGAAGCTGCATTGCGCCCGCGCCGACGCCAAGTTCCAGCCGGTGCCCGGCACGGAGTTCGAGATCGAGGCCGATCTCGTGCTGCTCGCAATGGGCTTCGTGCATCCGGTCCATGACGGCATGATCAAGTCGCTCGGTGTCGAGCTCGATCCGCGCGGCAACGTGAAGGCCGATCAGCTCGCCTATCAGACTTCGACACCTAAGGTGTTCGCGGCAGGCGACATGCGCCGCGGGCAATCTCTCGTCGTGTGGGCGATCCGCGAGGGCCGGCAATGCGCCCATTCGATCGACAAGTTCCTGATGGGATCGACGTCGCTGCCGCGGTGA
- a CDS encoding lytic murein transglycosylase: MPRHSARLGLAAMATLLLGAAAFAQGDRMLPPMPIGKPAARPAALAQAAPAQPPRAATAPVVPKEWTGESGASGHPLMQASEIRKAAANFESCLEGMWPLAQKRNISRASFDKYVTGLTPDLRIMDLLDAQPEFTKAFWDYLDILVSDARIQGGRDLLAKYKPVFDKVEKAYGVDRNIIVAIWGVESNYGTLGGDRPVIRSTATLACIGRRQQYFREEFLSTLEILHRGDVKPERLIGSWAGAFGPTQFMPTSFKRFAVDYDGDGHRDVVDSVGDLVASTANNLKKDGWVPGATWGYEVVVPKGFNYMLADRRKQHTIAEWEGQGLRRPNGKPFPNPHEKAYLLVPAGYEGPSFLMLQNFSVIMKYNPAEAYALAIGHLADRFRGGEAFAQPWPRHEPVLSRDERRELQELLNRKGFDTGEPNGRLGPKARAAVRDYQASVGLIPDGFASATILARLRGG, translated from the coding sequence ATGCCGAGGCATTCCGCACGATTGGGTTTGGCCGCGATGGCGACGCTGTTGCTCGGCGCCGCGGCGTTCGCGCAGGGCGACCGCATGCTGCCGCCGATGCCGATCGGCAAGCCTGCCGCGCGTCCTGCCGCACTGGCGCAGGCCGCGCCCGCGCAGCCGCCGCGCGCCGCGACCGCGCCTGTCGTCCCCAAGGAATGGACCGGTGAGTCGGGCGCGTCCGGTCATCCGCTGATGCAGGCGAGCGAGATCCGAAAAGCCGCGGCGAATTTCGAGAGCTGCCTTGAAGGCATGTGGCCGCTCGCACAGAAGCGCAACATCTCGCGCGCGAGCTTCGACAAGTACGTCACAGGGCTGACGCCCGACCTGCGCATCATGGACCTGCTCGACGCGCAGCCGGAGTTCACCAAGGCATTCTGGGACTATCTCGACATCCTGGTCAGCGATGCGCGCATCCAGGGCGGCCGCGACCTGCTCGCCAAATACAAACCGGTGTTCGACAAGGTCGAGAAGGCCTACGGCGTCGACCGCAACATCATCGTTGCGATCTGGGGCGTCGAATCGAACTACGGCACGCTGGGTGGCGACCGGCCGGTGATCCGCTCGACCGCGACGCTCGCCTGCATCGGCCGGCGGCAGCAATATTTCCGCGAGGAGTTTCTTTCGACGCTGGAAATCCTGCATCGCGGCGACGTGAAGCCCGAGCGGCTGATCGGCTCATGGGCCGGTGCGTTCGGCCCGACGCAGTTCATGCCGACTTCGTTCAAGAGGTTCGCAGTGGACTACGACGGCGACGGCCACCGCGACGTGGTCGACTCCGTCGGCGATCTGGTGGCCTCGACGGCCAACAATCTGAAGAAGGACGGCTGGGTGCCGGGCGCCACCTGGGGCTACGAGGTCGTGGTGCCCAAGGGCTTCAACTACATGCTGGCGGATCGCCGCAAGCAGCACACCATCGCGGAGTGGGAAGGGCAGGGCCTTCGCCGTCCGAACGGCAAGCCGTTCCCCAATCCGCACGAGAAGGCCTATCTGCTGGTGCCCGCCGGCTACGAGGGGCCGAGCTTCCTGATGCTGCAGAACTTCAGCGTCATCATGAAGTACAACCCGGCCGAGGCCTATGCGCTGGCCATCGGGCATCTGGCCGACCGCTTCCGCGGCGGCGAAGCCTTCGCGCAGCCCTGGCCGCGGCACGAGCCGGTGCTGAGCCGCGACGAGCGTCGCGAGCTTCAGGAGCTTTTGAACCGGAAGGGCTTCGACACCGGCGAGCCGAACGGCCGTCTGGGCCCGAAGGCGCGGGCTGCGGTGCGCGACTATCAGGCTTCGGTCGGGCTGATCCCCGACGGCTTTGCCTCCGCGACCATTCTGGCCCGGCTGCGCGGGGGGTGA
- a CDS encoding glutathione S-transferase family protein produces MLELYHASMSVCSEKVRMALAEKALEFKSHLLNLREGDQQTPEYIALNPNAVVPTLVHDGAVIIESAIINEYIAESFPGTRLAMSDPLSRTRMRVWWKQLDEGIHANTGVISSALAFRYQMLQKPKEEIDASFAKMVDPVRRARMRDVLEKGAESQHFAPAMRRFDKMLADMQSALESGSWLAGAEFSLADIAYSPYVTRLEHLQMSWMWDRRPNVADWLSRIKSRPSYGESHTKWFAAPVVKIMEERGRAAVDQVKRILSL; encoded by the coding sequence ATGCTTGAGCTTTACCATGCATCGATGTCGGTATGCTCCGAGAAGGTCCGCATGGCGCTCGCGGAAAAAGCGCTCGAGTTCAAAAGCCACCTTCTAAACCTTCGTGAAGGCGATCAACAAACGCCTGAATACATCGCACTCAATCCGAATGCGGTGGTGCCGACTCTGGTGCACGACGGAGCCGTCATCATCGAATCGGCCATTATCAATGAGTACATCGCTGAATCTTTCCCCGGAACAAGGCTGGCGATGTCCGATCCGCTCTCGCGCACCCGCATGCGCGTTTGGTGGAAACAGCTGGACGAGGGCATCCACGCCAACACGGGCGTGATCAGTTCGGCGCTGGCCTTCCGCTACCAGATGCTGCAGAAGCCGAAGGAAGAGATCGACGCGTCGTTCGCCAAGATGGTGGACCCGGTTCGTAGAGCTCGAATGAGGGATGTGCTTGAAAAAGGTGCGGAGTCTCAGCATTTCGCACCTGCGATGCGTCGTTTCGACAAGATGCTTGCTGACATGCAATCGGCGCTGGAGAGTGGAAGCTGGCTCGCAGGAGCGGAGTTCTCTTTAGCCGATATTGCTTATTCGCCCTACGTGACGAGGCTTGAACACCTGCAGATGTCATGGATGTGGGATCGGCGGCCGAACGTGGCGGACTGGCTTTCGAGAATCAAGAGTCGCCCTTCATATGGCGAGTCGCACACCAAGTGGTTTGCCGCACCTGTCGTCAAGATCATGGAGGAGCGGGGACGAGCAGCCGTAGATCAAGTCAAGCGCATCTTGAGCCTGTGA
- a CDS encoding MarR family winged helix-turn-helix transcriptional regulator: MPRNSQLAPRDGPDDLREFIADLFAAAAGMQALRRAIGKSVGLGSMELAILLALWRMRPRSDVGIKFLAEHLHVAGPHITDEVSRLVRRKYLLKAADPLDKRAVNLRLTGKALALLGAVAPNLDKINAHLFEGVTARDFQILRSSFQRLILRSASAKDLLESE; this comes from the coding sequence ATGCCTCGAAACTCGCAGCTTGCGCCGCGTGACGGTCCCGACGATCTGCGCGAGTTCATTGCCGATTTATTTGCTGCCGCAGCAGGTATGCAGGCGTTACGCCGGGCGATTGGGAAATCTGTTGGGCTCGGCAGCATGGAACTTGCCATCTTGCTGGCGCTTTGGCGTATGCGGCCGCGCAGTGATGTCGGAATCAAATTCTTGGCGGAGCATCTGCACGTCGCCGGTCCCCACATCACGGACGAAGTGTCGCGGCTGGTCCGTCGGAAGTACCTGCTGAAGGCCGCTGATCCGCTCGACAAACGCGCGGTCAATCTGCGCCTCACCGGCAAGGCATTGGCACTACTCGGCGCCGTTGCGCCGAACCTCGACAAGATCAATGCTCATCTGTTTGAGGGCGTCACGGCGCGCGATTTCCAGATTTTACGCTCGTCCTTCCAGCGCCTCATTCTGCGCAGCGCATCCGCCAAGGACTTGCTCGAGAGCGAGTGA
- a CDS encoding lytic murein transglycosylase yields MRQQRAWRAFGAAIAISVMLTGAADAAARCRNTGSFERWLEGFKQEAATQGISRQAISAALGGVTFDPNIIRRDSGQGVFQQSFQQFAGRMTGGGRYENGVRQLKANAALLARIEQQSGVPPAVVVALWGLESDYGAYKGGVYNIIRSVATLAYDCRRPDFFREELMGAVRIVERGDLKPQEMIGNWAGELGPTQFTPSQYFKYGVDFDGDGRVDMIHSTPDALASAANLMKSFGWQRGQPWLQEVRVPAEMPWQESGLENKHPRSQWVRWGVAATHGQLPADNLEASLILPMGRLGPAFLAYPNFKAYIEWNAAVVYSTTAAYFGTRLAGAPPFRSGNGQPVVPTTPQVQELQQLLIARKMLTGEADGRLGSATRAAVKQAQLKVGLPADAYPTQELIERLRAGR; encoded by the coding sequence ATGAGGCAGCAGCGGGCTTGGCGTGCGTTCGGTGCAGCGATTGCGATCAGCGTCATGCTCACCGGAGCAGCAGACGCTGCTGCGCGGTGCCGTAACACCGGCAGCTTCGAGCGATGGCTCGAAGGCTTCAAGCAGGAAGCCGCAACGCAGGGCATATCCCGCCAGGCCATATCGGCGGCGCTCGGCGGCGTCACCTTCGATCCGAACATCATCCGCCGAGACAGCGGGCAGGGCGTGTTCCAGCAAAGCTTCCAGCAGTTTGCCGGCCGCATGACCGGCGGCGGCCGTTATGAGAACGGCGTGAGGCAGCTCAAGGCGAATGCAGCGCTGCTCGCGCGCATCGAGCAGCAGTCCGGCGTGCCGCCTGCGGTCGTGGTGGCGCTTTGGGGACTCGAGAGTGACTACGGCGCCTACAAGGGCGGCGTCTACAACATCATCCGCTCGGTCGCGACGTTGGCCTATGACTGCCGGCGGCCGGATTTCTTCCGCGAGGAGTTGATGGGCGCGGTGCGCATCGTCGAGCGCGGCGATCTCAAGCCCCAGGAGATGATCGGCAACTGGGCGGGTGAACTCGGGCCCACGCAATTCACGCCGTCCCAGTATTTCAAATACGGTGTCGATTTCGACGGCGACGGCCGCGTCGACATGATTCACAGCACGCCGGATGCGCTCGCCTCCGCCGCCAACCTGATGAAGAGCTTCGGCTGGCAGCGCGGCCAGCCCTGGCTTCAGGAGGTGCGCGTGCCGGCCGAGATGCCGTGGCAGGAGTCCGGCCTCGAGAACAAGCACCCGCGGTCGCAATGGGTGCGTTGGGGCGTCGCTGCCACGCACGGCCAGCTGCCCGCCGACAATCTGGAGGCTTCGCTGATCCTGCCGATGGGGCGGCTCGGTCCTGCGTTTCTCGCCTATCCGAACTTCAAGGCCTACATCGAGTGGAACGCCGCTGTGGTCTATTCGACCACGGCGGCCTACTTCGGCACCCGGCTCGCAGGCGCCCCGCCGTTCCGGTCCGGCAACGGCCAGCCGGTGGTGCCGACCACACCGCAGGTTCAGGAGCTGCAGCAGCTTCTGATCGCGCGAAAGATGTTGACCGGCGAGGCGGACGGCCGGCTCGGCTCGGCGACCCGCGCCGCCGTGAAGCAGGCGCAGTTGAAGGTCGGTCTGCCGGCCGATGCCTATCCGACCCAGGAGCTGATCGAGCGGCTTCGGGCGGGGCGGTAG